A portion of the Aphanothece sacrum FPU1 genome contains these proteins:
- a CDS encoding transaldolase → MATLLEQLRKFTIVVADTGDIQAIETFTPRDATTNPSLITAAAQMPQYQSIVDDTLKTARKELGKVASTSDVVTLAFDRLAVAFGLKILEIIPGRVSTEVDARLSYDMEGTLEKARYLIGEYQKAGVSRDRILIKIASTWEGIKAAEILEKEGIHCNLTLLFGIHQAIACAEAGITLISPFVGRILDWYKKETGKDYAAAEDPGVVSVTSIYNYYKKFGYKTEVMGASFRNIGEICELAGSDLLTISPGLLEKLNSTEEPLPRKLDPEVAASMEITKISIDKATFEQMHKADKMAYEKLDEGIAGFTKALESLEEMLKERLARLEGESTVHNAAADIFRVYDLDGDGFITREEWAGTDLVFDAIDINHDGKITAEEMAASLGGAIRLVEA, encoded by the coding sequence ATGGCTACATTGCTTGAACAACTTCGGAAATTTACAATTGTTGTGGCAGATACAGGGGATATTCAAGCTATTGAAACCTTTACACCCCGTGATGCTACTACAAATCCTTCTTTAATCACGGCGGCGGCTCAAATGCCCCAATATCAGTCTATTGTAGATGATACTCTTAAAACTGCTAGAAAAGAATTAGGAAAAGTTGCTTCTACTTCTGATGTGGTTACGTTGGCTTTTGATCGTTTGGCGGTGGCTTTTGGCTTAAAAATTCTCGAAATTATTCCTGGAAGGGTTTCTACTGAAGTTGATGCTCGCTTATCTTATGATATGGAGGGAACCCTCGAAAAAGCTCGTTATTTGATTGGAGAATACCAAAAAGCAGGGGTTTCACGCGATCGCATTTTGATCAAAATTGCTTCTACTTGGGAAGGAATTAAAGCGGCGGAAATCCTGGAAAAAGAGGGTATTCATTGTAATTTAACCCTATTATTTGGCATACATCAGGCGATCGCTTGTGCAGAAGCGGGTATTACCTTGATTTCTCCGTTTGTAGGGCGTATTCTGGACTGGTATAAGAAGGAAACCGGAAAAGACTATGCTGCGGCTGAAGATCCGGGGGTTGTTTCTGTTACTAGCATCTACAATTATTACAAAAAATTTGGTTACAAAACTGAAGTGATGGGGGCAAGTTTCCGTAATATTGGAGAAATTTGTGAATTAGCAGGAAGTGATTTATTAACCATTTCTCCTGGGTTATTAGAGAAGTTAAATTCAACGGAAGAACCTTTACCTCGTAAGCTTGACCCTGAAGTAGCTGCTTCGATGGAAATTACCAAAATTTCTATTGACAAAGCGACATTTGAACAGATGCACAAAGCTGATAAAATGGCTTATGAAAAGCTAGATGAAGGTATTGCTGGCTTTACCAAAGCGTTAGAAAGTCTTGAAGAAATGCTTAAAGAAAGGCTCGCTCGTCTGGAAGGAGAAAGCACTGTACATAATGCGGCGGCGGATATTTTCCGAGTCTATGATTTAGATGGAGATGGGTTTATTACTCGTGAAGAATGGGCAGGAACTGATTTAGTTTTTGATGCTATTGATATTAACCATGATGGCAAAATTACGGCTGAAGAAATGGCGGCCAGTTTAGGTGGTGCTATTCGTTTAGTTGAAGCTTAA
- a CDS encoding transporter substrate-binding domain-containing protein: protein MKKILSTLILSLLLSISIANSWAADLPEIIRRGKLIVAVKNNTRPLGFSDDTQQLQGLEIDIARRLAQQLLGNPEAIILKPVNNQERLQTVIDGKVDLVIARVTINPSRAQLVNFSPAYYLDGTGLVTKNPNIQGLTALSTAKIAILKSSSTIAVIRSELPKAELIGVNSYQEALTLLEAGVVEAFAGDNSILAGWVQENSEYHQLPVRLSGEGLGVVMPKGAKYASLRGKVNEAIVRWQRSGWLAQRAKYWGLP, encoded by the coding sequence ATGAAAAAAATCCTATCAACTCTTATTTTAAGTCTATTATTAAGCATAAGCATAGCTAATTCTTGGGCTGCAGACTTGCCAGAAATCATACGACGGGGTAAACTAATTGTAGCGGTAAAAAATAACACTCGACCCCTTGGATTTTCTGATGATACTCAACAACTTCAAGGACTAGAAATTGATATTGCTCGCCGTTTGGCCCAACAACTTTTAGGTAATCCTGAGGCCATTATCTTAAAACCTGTCAATAATCAAGAACGATTACAAACAGTAATTGACGGAAAAGTGGATTTAGTCATCGCCAGAGTCACGATTAATCCCTCTCGCGCCCAATTAGTCAATTTTAGCCCTGCTTACTATTTAGATGGTACTGGTTTAGTGACGAAAAACCCCAATATTCAAGGCTTAACCGCCTTATCTACCGCCAAAATAGCCATACTTAAGTCATCCAGTACCATCGCAGTAATTCGCAGCGAACTCCCCAAAGCAGAGTTAATTGGGGTAAATTCTTATCAAGAAGCCTTAACATTATTAGAAGCGGGAGTTGTTGAGGCCTTTGCGGGGGATAATAGTATTTTAGCGGGATGGGTGCAGGAAAATTCTGAATACCATCAATTACCCGTTCGTTTGTCAGGAGAAGGGTTAGGGGTAGTCATGCCCAAAGGAGCGAAGTATGCTAGTCTACGGGGCAAAGTCAATGAAGCCATTGTCCGTTGGCAGCGATCAGGATGGTTAGCACAACGGGCTAAATATTGGGGACTCCCTTAA
- a CDS encoding helix-turn-helix domain-containing protein gives MNLRPIKTDNDYQQALQEIESLFDAELNTPSGEKLEILATLVEVYEQEHYPIELPTPIEAILYHLESRHQGVSLFIEGLKRRGVSDEIINEALTDLVKII, from the coding sequence ATGAATTTACGACCAATAAAAACGGATAATGATTATCAACAAGCTTTACAAGAAATTGAATCTCTTTTTGATGCTGAACTCAATACACCATCAGGGGAAAAATTAGAAATTTTAGCTACTTTAGTAGAGGTATATGAACAAGAACATTATCCTATTGAACTCCCAACTCCAATAGAAGCAATTTTATATCATTTAGAAAGTCGTCATCAAGGAGTTTCTCTGTTTATTGAAGGGTTAAAGCGTAGAGGGGTTAGTGATGAGATTATTAATGAGGCGTTAACAGATTTAGTTAAAATAATCTAG
- a CDS encoding type II toxin-antitoxin system RelE family toxin, with product MSYEIIISKSVQKQIDNLPNEFKTRILEKIEYLRKEPRPVGVVKMKGYDNEYRLRVGDYRVRYEINDSNRMIQLLQCKHRKEIYRL from the coding sequence ATGAGTTATGAGATTATTATTTCTAAATCTGTTCAAAAACAAATTGATAATTTACCCAATGAATTTAAAACTCGTATTTTAGAAAAAATTGAATATCTCAGAAAAGAACCTCGTCCTGTAGGAGTAGTTAAAATGAAAGGTTATGATAATGAATATCGTCTTCGTGTCGGAGATTATCGAGTGCGTTATGAAATCAATGATTCTAATCGAATGATACAACTCTTACAATGTAAACATCGAAAAGAAATTTATCGGTTGTAG
- a CDS encoding DUF3386 domain-containing protein, with the protein MIANIEAKELFRAAYENRYTWDKNFPGYTADITFKVNDKIMVGQVRVNRDLSTEVFNVEDEAIKAEIGSQLWEVAIHRIRRSFEDTHGKNTFRYGNTDETGAVEILLGGKSEGDRYKLRNNQVCHVHRHIHGVVVTIDTFSSHDTGSGYLAHRYDSIYHDPKTGDVKTRKSDFEDNYDQIGDYYILTSRIIHKEENGENLIKEFGFSNIKLLQPALV; encoded by the coding sequence ATGATTGCCAACATTGAAGCTAAAGAATTATTTCGTGCTGCTTACGAAAACCGCTACACTTGGGATAAAAATTTTCCCGGATATACAGCAGATATTACCTTTAAGGTTAATGATAAGATAATGGTGGGTCAGGTTCGTGTGAACCGTGATCTCAGTACCGAAGTGTTTAACGTTGAGGATGAGGCAATTAAGGCTGAAATTGGGTCTCAGTTATGGGAAGTTGCCATTCATCGTATTCGCCGAAGTTTTGAAGATACTCACGGCAAAAATACCTTCCGTTATGGAAATACGGACGAAACAGGGGCCGTAGAGATTCTTCTGGGTGGTAAGTCAGAAGGCGATCGCTATAAACTTCGTAATAACCAGGTTTGTCATGTCCATCGTCATATTCATGGGGTGGTTGTCACTATTGATACGTTTAGTAGTCATGATACAGGAAGTGGTTATTTAGCCCATCGTTATGATTCTATTTATCATGATCCTAAAACGGGAGATGTTAAAACTCGAAAAAGTGATTTTGAAGATAATTATGACCAAATTGGAGATTATTATATCTTAACAAGTCGTATTATCCATAAAGAAGAAAATGGAGAAAATCTGATCAAAGAATTCGGATTTTCTAATATTAAATTATTGCAACCAGCCCTAGTTTGA